In Geoalkalibacter sp., the genomic window ATCATGAAGCGCCACCTCCCCGGACCTTACACCTTTGTCCTGGAAGCCACGCGCATCGTGCCCGACAGCGTGGTGACTCGGCAGAAGACCGTGGGCATCCGTATTCCGGAAAACGCCATCGCTTTGTCCATCGTGCGCGAACTCGGGCATCCCCTGGTGACCACCAGCGCCAATATCTCGGGAGAAGATGTCTATCATGACCCTCTCGACATCGAAGACGCCCTTGGCCACATGCTCGATGCCGTCATCGACGGCGGCATTCTGCGCGGCGATCCCTCGACGGTGATCAGCCTGATCGACGATCGCATTGACGTATTGCGCGAGGGTGTGGGCGATATTTCCTGGATCCACCAACTCTAAAGGCCGCAAACCGGATGAAGCGTCTCGGGATTCTTTTGTGGGGAGCTCTGATCCTTTGCCTGGGCGCCATGTCTAGCGGCGCCGGACAGATGAGTTCTTCCAAAGCGGACGGGGAAGCCAATGCCATCGCCGGCGTCGGCCTTCAGGTGGTGCCGACCGTTCTCGGCGAGCTGGTTGTGCTGGCCGTCGTGGAAAATTCGCCCGCGGCGACCGCCGGCATCGCGCCCGGCGACCTGATTGTCGCGGTGGATGGTCAGACCCTGCGCGGCAAAGACTTCGCCGAGGTGGTCACGCAGTATCTCTGGGGGCCGGCGGGCAGTTCCACGGTCTTGACCCTCAAGCGGCCGGGGCGCGCGGGACAGGAACAGAAAAAGATAGATCGGGTGGTGCTCAAGGGTGCGGCTGGCAAGAAGCTGCCTGGCGTTGAAATGCTTGTGCCCGAAAGCAAGGGGTCGAGCGGAGTGGAGAACTAAGTAAGCGTGGTGAGGCGGGAAAAATGAGAGAAACAGAACTGACGGTCGCTTTTTATCAGCGCAATTTCACGCGTGAGGAATGGCGCAAGGCCTTCGATGAACAACAGCTCGACAGTTTATTCGTCCGTTTGGCGCAGGATCTGGCTCCTCTCGGGATCAGGCTGCGGCGCGTCGAGGATGCCGGCGTCACCCTCGACATCAAAGGGTATGGCGATCTGCTCAACAGCGTGCGCATCCGCTGTCCCCAGCACGGCGTGGGCAATACCTGTCTGGGGCATATCATCGGCCGAAGCGCCAATCTCAACCTACTGGAAGATATTGAACGCGGCATCAATCGTGTGGCCTTTGCCCCTGAAACCGTGGAGCCTGAAGGCAGCGACAAGATCGTCTGCCACAACTGCGGTTGTGGTTGCTGAAAACTAGCTTTTCTTCTTGCGGCCCCATTGATAGGGGTGGGCTTGGCGGCTGACGATAAAGTCGGCGAAGATCTTGATCCAGATGGTCGATCCGGCCATGGCGCTCCAGGCGTCGAATTGGTGAAACGGCCCGATGCGGATGCCGGTGGCGATGAACAGGGGCACGCCGACGATGATCCACAGGGCGATCAACCCCGCGGTGAGATTGAGCATTCCGGTAATCGGCGCCCATTTTTTCGGGTTCTCGGGGGGAACGCCCCGCTTGAGGGCGACATCCGAGTAGTCGCGCTGGATGAAGATCCGCCAGGCGCGCCGCAACCAGAAGTACGCCATGGGGAAGAGAGCCAGAAACAAGATCCAGATGAGGGCCGTGGCCGCGTCAAAAACCATTGCGAAACTCCCGCTTGAGATGTCTTCTTTTACCTGAGCCTTCAGGATCAATCAATCAAAATTCTTGGAAAAAAAACCCGCCGGCGAACCGGCGGGTTTTTTTGTCGGACGGCGTACCTTTTACGGCACGGAAGATCGTTGAGCTTAATGGGCGCCGCTGATCATCTTGGAACCGCGCGGCGTGCGCACGTCTTCCACCAGCTTCTGGATGTGCTCGGGCGGCGCCGGGGTGAACTTGCTCACCACATAGGCGGTACCGAAGTTGACCAGCGCGCCGATGGTGCCGAAGGCCTCGGGCGTGATGCCGAAGAAGGAGTTGGCGCCACCGATCAGGCCGAGATACTCCGTGCCCTTGATGAAGAAGATGCCTTTGTGGGCGAACACGTAGAACAGGGTGACACCCAGACCGCAGAGCATGCCGGTGATGGCGCCTTCCTTATTCATGCGCTTGTTGAAGATGCCCATCATCAGAACAGGGAAAATCGAGCTGGCGGCGATACCGAAGGCCAAGGCCACGGTTCCCGCCGCGAAGCCTGGTGGATTGAGGCCCAGCCAGCCGGCGACGACGATGGAGCCGGCCATGGCGATCTTGCCGGCCATGAGCTCGCCTTTTTCACTGAGGTCGGGCATCCAGATCTTCTTCAGCAGGTCATGAGAGATGGCCGAGGAGATGGCCAGCAGCAGACCGGCGGCGGTGGAGAGCGCCGCGGCGACACCGCCCGCGGCCACCAGGGCGATGACCCAGTTGGGCAGCAGAGCGATTTCAGGGTTGGCAAGCACGATGATGTCGGCGTTGACCGTCAGCTCGTTGCCGGCCCAGCCGGCGGCGGCGATGTTGGCCTGCGCGGTGGGGTTGGTGGTTTTGTCATTGTAGTACTGGATGCGGCCGTCGCCGTTCTTGTCTTCCCACTTGAGCAGGCCGGTGACTTCCCAACGCTTCATCCACGCCGGGCGATCCTCATAATTCAAGCTGCTTTCAGGGGCGAACATGTCGCCACCCTTCATTACCGCGGTGTTGACGGTGGCATGCAGGTTGAGGCGCGCCATGGCGGCAACCGCGGGGGCGGTGGTGTAGAGAATGGCGATGAAGACCAGCGCCCAACCGGCCGAGGAGCGGGCCGCGGCGACCGTGGGCACGGTGAAGAAGCGGATGATGACGTGGGGCAGACCGGCGGTACCGATCATCAGTGAGATGGTGTAGACAAACATGTTGAGCTTGCTGCCCGGCAGGGCGGTGGTGTACTGGCTGAAGCCGAGGTCGGTGACGACCTGATCGAGCTTGGCCAGCAGGGATACGTCGGTGCCCACCATGGTACCGCCGAGGCCCAGCTGCGGGAGGGGGATGCCGGTCAGCTGAAAGGAGATGAAGATCGCCGGGATGGTGTACGCGGAAATCAGCACGATGTACTGGGCCACCTGGGTGTAGGTGATGCCCTTCATGCCGCCGAACACCGCGTAGCAGAAGACGATACCCATGCCGAGATAGATCCCCATCTCGTTGGAGACGCCGAGGAAGCGCGAAAAGGTCACGCCGACGCCGGTCATCTGGCCGATGATGTAGGTGATGGACATCACCAGCAGGCAGATGACGGCGGTTGCCGCGGCGGTTTTGGAATAGTAACGGTCGGCGACGAAGGCCGGCACCGTGAACTTGCCGAATTTGCGCAGGTAGGGCGCCAGCAAGCAGGCCATGAGCACGTAACCGCCGGTCCAGCCCATGAGGAACAGACCGCCGCCGTAGCCCATGTTGGAGATCAGGCCGGCCATGGAGATGAAGGAGGCCGCCGACATCCAGTCCGCCGCGGTGGCCATGCCGTTGGTGACGGGATGAACGCCGCCGCCCGCCACGTAGAAGTCACTGGTGCTGCCCGCGCGAGCCCAGACGGCGATGCCGATGTAGAGCGCAAAGGTTGCACCAACGATGAGATAGGTAAGAATTTGCAGATCCATTTAGGTCGCCTCCCTCA contains:
- a CDS encoding L-threonylcarbamoyladenylate synthase translates to MVLAINPQNPQPRLIKQVVDILKQGGVIAYPTDTTYGIGCDIFNKKGVKNIYQIKKRDPRKPFSFICADLSDVANYAQVSNFAFKIMKRHLPGPYTFVLEATRIVPDSVVTRQKTVGIRIPENAIALSIVRELGHPLVTTSANISGEDVYHDPLDIEDALGHMLDAVIDGGILRGDPSTVISLIDDRIDVLREGVGDISWIHQL
- a CDS encoding S41 family peptidase, whose product is MSSSKADGEANAIAGVGLQVVPTVLGELVVLAVVENSPAATAGIAPGDLIVAVDGQTLRGKDFAEVVTQYLWGPAGSSTVLTLKRPGRAGQEQKKIDRVVLKGAAGKKLPGVEMLVPESKGSSGVEN
- a CDS encoding sodium:solute symporter family protein, translating into MDLQILTYLIVGATFALYIGIAVWARAGSTSDFYVAGGGVHPVTNGMATAADWMSAASFISMAGLISNMGYGGGLFLMGWTGGYVLMACLLAPYLRKFGKFTVPAFVADRYYSKTAAATAVICLLVMSITYIIGQMTGVGVTFSRFLGVSNEMGIYLGMGIVFCYAVFGGMKGITYTQVAQYIVLISAYTIPAIFISFQLTGIPLPQLGLGGTMVGTDVSLLAKLDQVVTDLGFSQYTTALPGSKLNMFVYTISLMIGTAGLPHVIIRFFTVPTVAAARSSAGWALVFIAILYTTAPAVAAMARLNLHATVNTAVMKGGDMFAPESSLNYEDRPAWMKRWEVTGLLKWEDKNGDGRIQYYNDKTTNPTAQANIAAAGWAGNELTVNADIIVLANPEIALLPNWVIALVAAGGVAAALSTAAGLLLAISSAISHDLLKKIWMPDLSEKGELMAGKIAMAGSIVVAGWLGLNPPGFAAGTVALAFGIAASSIFPVLMMGIFNKRMNKEGAITGMLCGLGVTLFYVFAHKGIFFIKGTEYLGLIGGANSFFGITPEAFGTIGALVNFGTAYVVSKFTPAPPEHIQKLVEDVRTPRGSKMISGAH